A genomic region of Amphiura filiformis chromosome 6, Afil_fr2py, whole genome shotgun sequence contains the following coding sequences:
- the LOC140155244 gene encoding NAD-dependent protein lipoamidase sirtuin-4, mitochondrial-like, translating to MRNIWLRSDFVQKSYSNFRVSFTLGRRAFHRNDRHNVNDHGGSLQNHKHCQAECRKMTQQLPPASIQSFPFRSWSSNSHFSTMFVPQSSPIHRDKLFALQDFISRSKKLFILTGAGISTESGIPDYRSEGVGLYARSDSRPIQYMEFINSEERRKRYWARNFVGWKQFSSFEPNLCHLTLSEWEKAGRLHWLVTQNVDALHTKAGSHRLTELHGCSHRIICLSCGNITSRNELQERMKDVNPEFKIESQAIAPDGDVLLPDELIDGFQVPPCELCDGILKPHLIFFGDNVPKVVVNSVYDKIDESDAVLIAGSSLQVYSGYRFARHAYERKIPVAIINIGPTRADELAKIKLDAKLGDVLPHIAL from the exons ATGAGGAATATTTGGTTAAGATCAGACTTTGTTCAGAAGTCTTATTCAAACTTTCGAGTGTCATTCACTCTGGGACGGCGAGCTTTCCATCGAAATGATCGTCACAATGTCAATGATCATGGTGGAAGCTTACAAAATCACAAACATTGCCAGGCAGAGTGCAGGAAGATGACACAGCAACTACCACCAGCATCTATACAATCTTTTCCATTTAGATCATGGTCTTCTAACTCACATTTTAGTACAATGTTTGTACCCCAGAGTTCTCCAATCCATCGCGACAAACTATTTGCACTTCAAGATTTCATTTCTAGATCCAAGAAGTTATTCATATTGACTGGAGCTGGTATATCTACAGAGTCTGGAATCCCTGACTACAGATCTGAAGGTGTAGGCTTATATGCAAGAAGTGACTCAAGGCCTATCCAATACATGGAGTTTATCAACAGTGAGGAAAGACGGAAAAGATACTGGGCTAGAAATTTTGTCGGTTGGAAACAGTTTAGTTCTTTTGAGCCAAACCTGTGCCACCTCACATTAAGTGAATGGGAAAAGGCAGGCAGACTCCACTGGTTGGTAACACAAAACGTTGATGCCTTACACACCAAAGCTGGAAGCCATAGGCTTACAGAACTTCATGGCTGTTCACATCGAATTATATGTTTGTCATGTGGAAATATCACATCCAGAAATGAACTTCAGGAGAGAATGAAAGATGTGAATCCAGAGTTCAAGATCGAGTCGCAAGCCATAGCACCGGATGGGGATGTTCTTCTACCAGATGAACTAATTGATGGCTTTCAAGTTCCACCCTGTGAACTTTGTGATGGGATATTGAAACCACATCTGATTTTCTTTGGAGACAATGTACCTAAAGTTGTTGTAAATTCTGTTTATGATAAAATTGATGAATCAGATGCAGTGTTGATTGCTGGATCATCATTACAG GTGTATTCTGGATATCGTTTTGCCCGGCATGCATATGAACGGAAGATACCAGTCGCCATCATCAACATAGGTCCAACAAGAGCTGACGAGCTGGCTAAGATCAAACTTGATGCCAAATTAGGAGATGTTCTGCCACATATAGCATTGTAG
- the LOC140154457 gene encoding LOW QUALITY PROTEIN: NIF3-like protein 1 (The sequence of the model RefSeq protein was modified relative to this genomic sequence to represent the inferred CDS: deleted 4 bases in 3 codons) encodes MDLKNVVKKLNRFAPTTLAEDWDNVGLLVEPTPPHKVNTLFLTNDLTEEVLEEAVTKNADMILAYHPPIFSAMKRLTMRTEKERIIVKAIEKRIAIYSPHTSYDAVDGGVNDWLASGLEIFSKPLQNHVTCGDLKGALLEKSLYLLSYTRGYKLEFLDCEQGLTHTLKSVPGVSDIMLSVNDNMVRMRASMNCTTSGLPRALEILNKDEDVKGTIQITQLMKPPIPHTGMGRLCTLKEPINLKQSLEKKKKHLNLPHVQLAVGKEKSLDSPVKTIAVCAGSGSTVLRGSLADLYVTGEMSHHEVLAAVAQGTSVILCNHSNTERGYLQVIRNKFDEQFEGKVKVIVSEVDEDPLKVF; translated from the exons ATGGATCTGAAAAATGTTGTCAAGAAATTGAATAGGTTTGCACCAACAACTTTAGCTGAAGACTGGGACAATGTGGGACTGTTAGTTGAACCGACCCCTCCACACAAAGTAAACACTCTATTTCTTACCAATGATCTTACTGAAGAGGTTCTAGAAGAGGCAGTCACAAAGAACGCTGACATGATCTTGGCTTATCACCCACCGATATTTAGTGCAATGAAGAGGCTAACAATGCGC ACTGAAAAAGAGCGCATAATTGTGAAGGCGATTGAGAAACGA ATAGCTATATATTCACCACATACAAGCTACGATGCAGTGGATGGTGGTGTCAATGATTGGCTGGCTTCAGGATTAG AAATATTCTCTAAACCACtccaaaaccatgtgacttgtgGTGATTTGAAGGGAGCTCTACTTGAgaagagtctg TACCTGTTATCCTACACCAGGGGCTACAAGCTAGAGTTCTTAGACTGCGAACAGGGATTGACACATACACTCAAATCCGTACCTGGGGTGTCAGACATCATGCTCAGTGTTAATGATAACAT GGTGAGGATGCGAGCCAGTATGAATTGTACTACAAGCGGTTTACCTCGTGCCCTAGAAATTCTTAATAAGGATGAGGATGTCAAAGGCACAATCCAAATAACCCAGTTAATGAAG CCTCCTATACCTCACACAGGAATGGGACGATTGTGCACACTGAAAGAACCCATTAATCTCAAGCAAtcactggaa aaaaaaaaaaagcatcttAACCTGCCACATGTTCAACTGGCTGTTGGAAAAGAGAAGAGTTTAG ATTCACCTGTTAAAACCATAGCTGTATGTGCAGGATCTGGAAGCACAGTTCTTAGAGGTTCACTAGCTGATCTGTATGTCACTGGAGAGATGTCTCACCATGAAGTCTTGGCCGCTGTTGCCCAGGGAACCAGTGTTATCCTTTGTAACCATAGCAACACAGAACGTGGTTATCTGCAAGTTATTAGGAACAAATTTGATGAACAGTTTGAGGGAAAAGTAAAAGTGATTGTATCAGAGGTGGATGAAGATCCGTTGAAAGTGTTTTGA